A genomic segment from Campylobacter sp. MG1 encodes:
- a CDS encoding flavocytochrome c, translating to MKTKDRRDFLKFSGLVYGSILMPNIALSNSIDIDNIKWDEYYDAIVIGSGFAGSAAMLSLLDNGIKNVVMIDKMPYLGGNSAYSGGSMAVAGSKLQARDGIVDDINLHIQDTLKSGKNLNDLELVNIMINDGVKTLDWLIDNGVNFKWVSRSGGHSVPRSHSAGAGSYITRPLQEQILNRGGKILTRVIMDDILYDKNHKVVGIKVREKYQFNFERGYEEKNNESGITKYYRTFGGIILATGGWGADLKFRQIFDSSLRDDVLTTNHLGATGYTAQKLINDNVKFIDMQYIQSMHVTSQDEGGFGFAYRWITRAYAYGMMVNPKTGKRFVNEITDRKQGSDAILAMNEKGLNPPVLIMDINGTKTVDIEDLNRGLLVGAVKQFETMDELIAHYNINKEPFLEQLKRYNEYVELASKDKNYKDPEFNRNFSDYKGKYIKIEQAPFFAARPGPKVHHCMGGVKTNKDCEVYDNDMQLIQGLYACGEITGGRHGYNRLGSNAVLDCLVYGKRAGNTLAKNYNLLRG from the coding sequence ATGAAAACTAAAGATAGAAGAGACTTTTTAAAGTTTTCTGGCTTAGTGTATGGCTCTATTTTAATGCCTAATATTGCTTTATCTAATAGTATAGATATTGATAATATAAAATGGGATGAATATTATGATGCAATAGTAATTGGAAGTGGTTTTGCAGGAAGTGCAGCTATGCTAAGTCTTTTGGATAATGGTATTAAAAATGTTGTTATGATTGATAAAATGCCTTATTTAGGTGGCAACTCGGCTTATTCAGGTGGTTCAATGGCTGTTGCTGGCTCAAAATTACAAGCTAGAGATGGAATAGTTGATGATATTAATCTACACATACAAGATACATTAAAAAGTGGTAAGAATTTAAATGATTTAGAATTAGTAAATATTATGATAAATGATGGAGTAAAAACTCTTGATTGGCTTATAGATAATGGAGTTAATTTTAAGTGGGTTAGCAGAAGTGGTGGTCATAGCGTTCCACGCTCTCATTCAGCAGGTGCAGGTAGTTATATTACAAGACCATTACAAGAACAAATTCTTAATAGAGGCGGTAAGATTTTAACAAGAGTTATAATGGATGATATTTTATATGATAAAAATCATAAAGTTGTTGGAATTAAAGTAAGAGAAAAATATCAATTTAACTTTGAGCGTGGATATGAAGAAAAAAACAATGAAAGTGGAATTACTAAATATTATAGAACCTTTGGTGGTATTATCTTAGCTACTGGTGGTTGGGGAGCTGATTTAAAATTTAGACAAATATTTGACTCTAGTTTAAGAGATGATGTATTAACCACAAATCATTTAGGAGCTACTGGCTACACAGCACAAAAACTAATAAATGATAATGTTAAATTCATAGATATGCAATATATTCAAAGTATGCACGTAACAAGTCAAGATGAAGGCGGTTTTGGATTTGCTTATAGATGGATTACTAGGGCTTATGCTTATGGAATGATGGTAAATCCTAAAACAGGAAAAAGATTTGTAAATGAAATTACGGATAGAAAACAAGGTAGCGATGCAATATTAGCTATGAATGAAAAAGGTTTGAATCCACCTGTTTTAATTATGGATATAAATGGCACTAAAACGGTTGATATAGAAGATTTAAATAGGGGCTTATTGGTTGGTGCTGTAAAACAATTTGAAACAATGGATGAATTAATAGCTCATTATAATATCAATAAAGAGCCTTTCTTAGAGCAGTTAAAAAGATACAATGAATATGTTGAACTTGCTTCAAAAGATAAAAATTATAAAGACCCAGAATTTAATCGCAATTTTTCAGATTACAAAGGAAAGTATATAAAAATAGAACAAGCTCCATTTTTTGCTGCAAGACCTGGACCAAAAGTTCATCATTGTATGGGTGGAGTAAAAACCAATAAAGATTGTGAAGTATATGATAATGATATGCAATTAATTCAAGGTTTGTATGCGTGTGGAGAAATTACTGGCGGAAGACACGGATACAATAGATTGGGTTCTAATGCGGTTTTAGATTGCTTAGTTTATGGAAAAAGAGCTGGAAATACTCTAGCAAAAAATTATAATTTATTAAGGGGTTAG
- a CDS encoding calcium-binding protein, with the protein MEEIERAVKFGRDFIQGAWDTIIVAPFKFGMFLGNLSGFAGEKQKIKAELELEFTKKALSAFWNNTNGARDYILKELDKDYSKRPGYYIGAFMIGLNINAPSTFIKIGEKTVNLAKLKVIIGQSMIYGGKADILLSEMYDKFLNFTSTQPIFRSELDFKENIDKNFYNYLNKYNDPYCLLQFYDPLVLDLNGDFKISTLNLNNGVFFDHNNDNIAFKSSWISKDDGLLVLDKNNNNLIDNGNELFGNFTEISSNSYALNGFEALKLLDSNKDGVIDINDKEFNNLKVWQDLNEDGITQINELKSLKDLNITSINLNYKDTNQKLDSDNTITQTATFIKDDKESLLADINFSVSSIERVFKDKIKYSEEELNLANLKGYGVLRDLRDAACLDEELKALLKDYSSTNSKEEQLNKLDSLIYAWANTNKALNKDFNLSKTKEFDSNNPSNTDSIRDLWLTPSQAREYANFTISESLKNEFNELKQKISIINSFLGVNNQDFYIASLNEFNELRNSFNNTYDSLRTYVYKGLLFQTRLKEYYDEINITSYENNGSYELKLDFSKSIEKFKAINETNPKKAFVDLAEFITSFKDINSLNDCVILLGDFIKTMNNYTLSDYLKLLDEDTINALSTQTGTSGNDTLVGTNLLNGKDTLYGLDGDDTLIGGIGDDTLVGGNGNDTYVFDKDFGHDTIINYKSNLNDIDCIKFNDASINANNLKYVRNYDDLMLIKDDNNSIRVKDFFAYEDLRNTIDEIKFANNTSINKDEIINRIYTPTNGDDNFTMFFTNKDYVITMLDGNDTIITHNGDDIIDGGDGDDIIRSGAGADIINGGNGNDDIYAGDGDDIIIGGAGDDILQGGMGNDKYIYKGVWGKDTIINLRNDNAYDEIILDVSSSFVKITRNNDDLIINKLKSAGWFRKVVDESSSIKVVDFFKKDYDISALVLQDKTLSANDLRQMVLTPTWGNDTLIGSEYSDKIYGLFGNDTLIGGKGDDYLDGGAGNDTYIFNRNDGNDYIKDALGYDTIKFNDISFSEVVLKKDVDNLIIKYNNNKDSVTILGNFGIGFNKIEKFVFSDKTLCYDEFINTAAKELPSYEDLVNKVIKPDLSSYLKNTERLIQDTNAYSPNSSGFITYTDDKNNNIQVYL; encoded by the coding sequence ATGGAAGAGATTGAGCGTGCTGTTAAATTTGGAAGAGACTTTATACAAGGTGCTTGGGATACTATTATAGTAGCCCCTTTTAAATTTGGTATGTTTTTGGGAAATTTGTCTGGATTTGCTGGAGAAAAACAAAAAATAAAAGCAGAATTGGAGTTGGAATTTACAAAAAAGGCTTTATCAGCATTTTGGAATAATACTAATGGAGCAAGAGATTATATCTTAAAAGAACTTGATAAAGATTATAGTAAAAGACCTGGATATTATATTGGTGCGTTTATGATAGGTTTAAATATTAATGCCCCTTCCACATTTATAAAGATTGGAGAAAAAACAGTAAATTTAGCTAAGCTAAAAGTAATCATTGGACAATCAATGATATATGGTGGTAAAGCAGATATATTATTAAGTGAAATGTATGATAAATTTTTAAATTTTACATCAACACAACCAATTTTTAGATCAGAGCTAGATTTTAAAGAAAATATTGATAAAAATTTTTATAACTACCTAAATAAATATAACGATCCTTACTGTTTACTGCAATTCTACGACCCACTAGTTCTTGATTTAAATGGTGATTTTAAAATATCAACTCTGAATTTAAATAACGGAGTGTTTTTTGACCACAACAATGACAACATAGCATTTAAATCATCTTGGATTAGTAAAGATGATGGATTATTGGTATTAGATAAAAACAATAATAATCTAATAGATAATGGTAATGAATTATTTGGAAACTTTACCGAAATTAGTTCAAATTCTTATGCTTTAAACGGCTTTGAAGCCTTAAAGCTTTTAGATAGTAATAAAGACGGAGTAATTGATATAAACGATAAAGAGTTTAACAATCTTAAAGTATGGCAAGACTTAAACGAAGATGGCATAACGCAAATAAACGAGCTAAAGTCTTTAAAAGATTTAAACATAACTAGCATAAATCTAAACTATAAAGATACCAATCAAAAGCTTGATAGCGATAACACCATCACTCAAACAGCTACCTTTATCAAGGATGATAAAGAAAGCTTATTAGCTGATATTAATTTTAGCGTTAGTAGTATAGAAAGAGTATTTAAAGACAAGATAAAATATTCAGAAGAAGAATTAAATCTAGCAAATCTTAAAGGCTATGGAGTATTAAGAGATTTAAGGGACGCTGCTTGTTTAGATGAAGAATTAAAAGCATTGCTTAAAGATTATTCATCTACAAACAGCAAAGAAGAGCAATTAAACAAGCTTGATAGTCTAATTTATGCTTGGGCTAATACTAATAAAGCTTTAAACAAAGACTTTAACCTATCTAAAACCAAAGAATTTGATAGCAATAATCCTAGCAATACTGATAGTATAAGGGATTTATGGCTTACACCATCACAAGCTAGAGAATATGCTAATTTTACTATTAGCGAAAGTTTAAAAAATGAGTTTAATGAGCTTAAGCAAAAAATATCAATTATTAATTCATTTTTAGGCGTTAATAATCAAGATTTTTATATAGCTAGTTTAAATGAGTTTAACGAGCTTAGAAATAGCTTTAATAATACTTATGATAGTTTAAGAACTTATGTTTATAAGGGATTGTTATTTCAAACAAGATTAAAAGAATACTATGATGAAATAAACATTACTAGCTACGAAAACAATGGCTCGTATGAGCTTAAATTAGATTTTTCTAAAAGTATAGAAAAATTTAAGGCTATTAATGAAACAAATCCTAAAAAAGCTTTCGTTGATTTAGCTGAGTTTATAACAAGCTTTAAAGATATAAATTCTTTAAATGATTGTGTAATATTGCTAGGTGATTTTATAAAAACAATGAATAATTATACTTTAAGTGATTATTTAAAACTTTTAGATGAAGATACTATAAATGCACTATCAACTCAAACAGGAACAAGTGGTAATGATACATTAGTAGGGACAAATTTATTAAATGGTAAAGATACTTTATATGGACTTGATGGCGATGATACCTTAATCGGTGGAATTGGTGATGATACTTTAGTGGGTGGTAATGGCAATGATACTTATGTTTTTGATAAAGATTTCGGGCACGATACTATCATAAACTATAAATCAAATCTAAATGATATAGATTGTATTAAATTTAACGATGCAAGTATAAATGCCAATAATTTAAAATATGTAAGAAATTATGATGATTTAATGCTGATTAAAGATGATAATAATAGCATTAGAGTTAAAGACTTTTTTGCATATGAAGATTTAAGAAATACTATTGATGAAATCAAATTCGCTAATAATACAAGCATAAATAAGGATGAGATAATTAATAGAATTTATACACCTACAAATGGTGATGATAACTTTACAATGTTTTTTACAAATAAAGATTATGTAATAACTATGCTAGATGGCAACGATACCATAATCACACATAATGGAGATGATATTATTGATGGTGGGGATGGAGATGACATCATAAGAAGTGGAGCAGGAGCAGACATCATAAATGGTGGCAATGGTAATGATGATATTTATGCAGGAGATGGTGATGATATCATAATAGGCGGAGCAGGAGATGATATCTTGCAAGGCGGTATGGGGAATGATAAGTATATTTATAAAGGAGTTTGGGGGAAAGATACAATAATTAATCTTAGAAACGATAATGCTTATGATGAAATAATCCTAGATGTTAGCTCATCATTTGTAAAAATTACTAGAAATAATGATGATTTAATAATAAACAAGCTAAAAAGTGCTGGTTGGTTTAGAAAAGTGGTTGATGAAAGTTCATCTATAAAAGTTGTAGATTTTTTCAAAAAAGATTATGATATATCTGCTTTAGTATTACAAGATAAGACTTTAAGTGCTAATGATTTAAGACAAATGGTATTAACTCCTACTTGGGGCAATGATACTTTAATTGGAAGTGAATATAGCGATAAAATATATGGCTTATTTGGTAATGATACTTTAATTGGTGGTAAAGGAGATGATTATTTAGACGGCGGTGCTGGAAATGATACATATATCTTTAATAGAAATGATGGAAATGATTATATAAAAGATGCCTTAGGATATGATACTATTAAATTTAATGATATTAGCTTTAGTGAAGTTGTGCTTAAAAAAGATGTAGATAATCTAATCATCAAATATAACAATAATAAAGATAGCGTTACTATATTAGGTAATTTTGGGATAGGATTTAATAAGATTGAAAAATTTGTTTTTAGTGATAAAACTTTATGCTATGATGAGTTTATAAATACAGCCGCAAAAGAATTACCAAGCTATGAGGATTTGGTAAATAAAGTGATTAAACCTGATTTATCATCTTATTTAAAAAATACAGAAAGACTAATACAAGATACGAATGCTTACTCGCCTAATTCATCTGGATTTATTACATATACAGATGATAAAAACAACAATATTCAAGTATATTTATAA
- the nhaA gene encoding Na+/H+ antiporter NhaA: MLKKIITHELFAPILLIFMTILALALKNSNLNTYYELITNYKAGVIFGDLNLIKPLTLWVNDGLMAIFFFWVGLEVKKEILIGELSNIKAASLPLIAALGGVIVPAIIYSLININDSFALQGFAIPTATDIAFALGVLLLLGNKIPKSLTIFLLSLAIFDDVAAIIIIALFYTNELSILSLSLATCGLAILLLLNYLHICIKSLYVIIGAFIWVCVLKSGVHATLAGMACAFFIPLNTKDNKEFLEHIMHDLTPYINYFILPLFALFNAGVLINGLNLNDFNAVFFGVFLGLFLGKQLGVFSFCLIASKFGFKLPSNKVQLYGVCILTGIGFTMSFFINTLVFENNPELFNSAKLAILSASFVSAVLGYIWLRFISK, from the coding sequence ATGCTTAAAAAAATTATAACTCACGAGCTTTTTGCTCCAATTTTATTGATTTTTATGACTATACTTGCTTTAGCTCTTAAAAATTCAAATCTAAACACTTATTATGAACTCATTACTAATTATAAAGCAGGTGTGATTTTTGGAGATTTAAACCTTATAAAACCACTTACTTTATGGGTAAATGATGGGCTTATGGCTATATTTTTCTTTTGGGTTGGATTAGAAGTTAAAAAAGAAATCCTAATAGGAGAATTAAGCAATATAAAAGCTGCTAGTTTGCCACTAATTGCAGCACTTGGTGGAGTAATTGTCCCTGCTATAATTTATAGTTTAATTAATATAAACGATAGCTTTGCTTTACAAGGCTTTGCAATACCAACTGCAACTGATATTGCTTTTGCTTTAGGGGTTTTGTTATTACTTGGAAATAAAATTCCAAAATCTTTAACAATATTTTTACTAAGCCTTGCAATATTTGATGATGTTGCTGCAATTATTATAATCGCTTTATTTTATACAAATGAGCTAAGTATTTTAAGTCTTAGCCTTGCTACTTGTGGTTTAGCTATTTTGCTATTATTAAATTATTTGCATATTTGTATAAAAAGCCTTTATGTAATTATTGGTGCATTTATTTGGGTTTGCGTTCTTAAAAGTGGAGTTCATGCGACTTTAGCTGGTATGGCGTGTGCGTTTTTTATACCATTAAACACTAAAGATAATAAAGAATTTTTAGAACACATAATGCACGATTTGACACCTTATATAAATTATTTTATATTGCCTTTATTTGCTTTATTTAATGCTGGAGTTTTGATTAATGGTCTTAATTTAAATGATTTTAATGCAGTATTTTTTGGAGTATTTTTAGGTCTATTTTTAGGCAAACAATTAGGTGTTTTTAGCTTTTGCTTAATTGCTAGTAAATTTGGCTTTAAATTACCATCAAATAAAGTTCAATTATATGGAGTTTGCATACTAACAGGTATTGGTTTTACTATGAGCTTTTTTATAAACACTCTTGTATTTGAAAATAATCCTGAATTATTTAATAGCGCAAAATTAGCAATACTTAGTGCTTCTTTTGTATCAGCTGTATTAGGCTATATTTGGCTAAGATTTATAAGCAAATAA
- a CDS encoding peptidase domain-containing ABC transporter: protein MHTALGCLSLCAQFANISIDINAICNKYALKDSEPSIYELAKIAKDNDFKVKIKKLNLKNLHLYKAPFIFLKKDLTYFVVLKLDFNNQQALIFDGGKEARQISYEELHNLSSDKILILAHKLLNDSVKFGFSWFYKRMLSYKGIVLQILLASFVMQLFGLVTPLFTQVVLDKVLLHHSISTLNVIAFAFFSVIVFESLLSLSRNYIFTHTTTKIDAKLGSELFTHLLLLPMVYFENRKVGNIAARIRELDNIRDFIANKSVSVILDLLFSIVFILMMLLYSVKLTFVSLAFVICIALIYFFITPILRARLEDKFQMGAASNSYLVESITGMQTIKSLAIEGSMKKYWEDYLAKYLKSSFNLSNLSNIASTFANSLQKLMTLAILYFGVGLVIDGSLSVGQLIAFQMFANQFSAPIMRLVSLWNELQQAILSVDRLGDILNTPQEQTTNKPISLNQVSGNIKFDNVSFKYNPNSNYVLNNLSFNLQANKSIGIVGRSGSGKSTITKLIERLYIPNEGSIYIDGIDLRHLNPYVLRSNLGVVLQENYLFSGSIKENISLSKPSASMQEIINVCKIAGAHDFISELSAGYDTLVGERGSALSGGQRQRIAIARALLHNPRVLIFDEATSALDYESEKIITSNLSLIKQNKTFIIIAHRLSTVKDCDEILVLDKGNLVECGNHTKLMELNGYYAHLYKQQNL from the coding sequence ATGCATACAGCCTTAGGTTGCTTATCACTTTGTGCACAATTTGCAAATATTTCAATAGATATTAATGCGATTTGTAACAAATACGCTTTAAAAGATAGCGAGCCAAGTATTTACGAACTAGCAAAAATCGCTAAAGATAATGATTTTAAGGTAAAAATCAAAAAGCTTAATTTAAAAAACCTTCATTTATATAAAGCACCTTTTATATTTTTGAAAAAAGATTTAACATATTTTGTAGTTTTAAAACTTGATTTTAATAATCAACAAGCTCTTATTTTTGATGGTGGAAAAGAAGCAAGGCAAATTAGCTATGAAGAATTACATAATTTATCAAGTGATAAAATCTTAATCCTAGCACACAAATTATTAAACGATAGTGTAAAGTTTGGCTTCTCTTGGTTTTATAAAAGAATGCTAAGTTATAAGGGTATTGTATTACAAATTTTATTAGCAAGTTTTGTTATGCAATTATTTGGCTTAGTTACACCTTTATTTACCCAAGTAGTCCTTGATAAAGTCTTGTTGCACCATAGTATAAGCACACTTAATGTAATTGCTTTTGCATTTTTTAGCGTTATTGTTTTTGAAAGTTTATTAAGCCTTAGTAGAAATTATATCTTTACTCATACTACCACAAAAATTGACGCAAAATTAGGCAGTGAGTTATTTACACATTTATTATTGTTACCTATGGTGTATTTTGAGAATAGAAAAGTAGGCAACATAGCAGCTAGAATAAGAGAGCTTGATAATATAAGAGATTTTATAGCCAACAAATCAGTAAGCGTGATTTTAGATTTATTATTTAGTATAGTTTTTATTTTGATGATGCTTTTATATAGCGTGAAGCTAACATTTGTTTCATTAGCTTTTGTGATTTGCATTGCTTTGATTTATTTTTTTATAACGCCTATTTTAAGAGCAAGGCTTGAAGATAAATTCCAAATGGGAGCAGCATCTAATTCATATCTAGTAGAAAGCATAACAGGAATGCAAACCATAAAATCCCTAGCCATTGAAGGTAGTATGAAAAAATACTGGGAGGATTATTTAGCAAAATATTTAAAATCATCTTTTAATTTAAGTAATCTAAGCAATATCGCAAGTACTTTTGCTAATTCTTTACAAAAGCTTATGACATTAGCAATTTTATATTTTGGAGTAGGATTAGTAATTGACGGGAGTTTAAGTGTAGGACAATTAATAGCCTTTCAGATGTTTGCCAATCAATTTAGCGCTCCTATTATGCGACTTGTAAGCTTGTGGAATGAATTACAACAAGCCATTTTAAGCGTAGATAGATTAGGAGATATTTTAAATACACCGCAAGAGCAAACTACAAATAAACCTATATCGCTAAATCAAGTATCAGGTAATATAAAATTTGATAATGTAAGCTTTAAATATAACCCAAATTCTAACTATGTCTTAAACAATCTAAGCTTTAACCTACAAGCAAATAAAAGCATAGGAATAGTAGGACGCAGTGGCAGTGGTAAAAGCACCATAACAAAACTCATAGAAAGACTTTATATCCCAAACGAAGGCTCTATTTATATAGATGGAATAGATTTAAGACATTTAAATCCTTATGTTTTAAGGAGTAATTTAGGCGTAGTTTTACAAGAAAATTATTTATTTAGCGGTAGTATCAAAGAAAACATAAGCCTATCAAAGCCAAGTGCATCAATGCAAGAAATAATAAATGTATGCAAAATAGCAGGAGCACACGATTTCATAAGCGAACTTAGTGCAGGTTATGATACTTTAGTAGGAGAAAGAGGCTCTGCATTAAGCGGCGGTCAAAGACAAAGAATAGCAATAGCAAGAGCCTTGCTACATAATCCAAGGGTTTTGATATTTGATGAGGCTACTTCGGCACTAGATTATGAAAGCGAGAAAATCATCACATCAAATCTATCGCTAATCAAACAAAACAAAACCTTTATAATAATAGCACATAGATTAAGCACGGTTAAAGATTGTGATGAGATATTAGTCCTTGATAAGGGTAATTTAGTTGAGTGTGGAAATCATACAAAACTAATGGAGCTTAATGGATACTACGCACATTTATACAAACAACAAAATCTATAA
- the fldA gene encoding flavodoxin FldA has translation MSVAVVFGSAMGNTEGAAEKIAEALGAELLNIADVDADKLNSFDKLVCGTSTWGSGDLQDDWESFDFSGLNLSGKTVAVFGMGDSSSYSDTFCGAMGKLATALKEAGANLVGEVSTDGYDFEDSEAVVDGKFVGLALDNDNQEDLTDERIANWVEQIKANF, from the coding sequence ATGTCAGTAGCAGTAGTGTTCGGAAGTGCTATGGGAAATACAGAAGGTGCAGCAGAAAAAATAGCTGAAGCTTTAGGTGCTGAGTTATTAAATATCGCTGATGTTGATGCTGATAAACTAAATAGTTTTGATAAATTAGTTTGTGGAACTTCAACTTGGGGAAGCGGTGATTTACAAGACGATTGGGAAAGTTTTGACTTCAGTGGTTTAAATTTAAGTGGTAAAACAGTAGCTGTATTTGGTATGGGTGATAGTTCAAGCTATTCAGATACTTTCTGTGGTGCTATGGGAAAATTAGCTACAGCATTAAAAGAAGCTGGTGCAAATTTAGTTGGTGAAGTATCAACTGATGGTTATGATTTTGAAGATTCAGAAGCTGTAGTTGATGGTAAATTCGTTGGTCTTGCATTAGATAATGACAATCAAGAAGATTTAACAGACGAAAGAATTGCAAACTGGGTAGAACAAATTAAAGCTAATTTCTAA
- a CDS encoding ABC transporter substrate-binding protein, translating to MNKILLLFFLFFQSLYANGIIKIALKSDDLNLNPIYNRDDGIVKLLYLGLFYKDNNKILKPVLVDRYTISKDKLKYDLQLIKGIYFKKDDVNYGEFNAEDVKFTYDLIKNNLFKSKYKIYYENIKEIKVIDKYNIQFILKEYDDNFLNNLTLGIMSKNAVAKLGIDYFKTNAIGLGPYYLKQIDNQQIVLLQNKNSNIKTSNNGLIFHFFQNDVQIKNALNNNLIDIATIDYKYLKSLNLNINIDKIKSNKIAVLNINNKTIDDRKLRYALSLIICKQNLIQNYDYLEMINTTNKNIYKNQIFYDCDRKKAKELLNNLGYYKERKSIELNINKKSENNYYKKDNNELKLEIYANEKNKIHIDIANNIIQQLKDFGISATLISILNDDTQFKIDDIKTEEVINLFSLINQETKKTATKSQLTDSNIATQIKENYYKEFIKQIQLNPPYIFLASYSNYLVYSNKIKGLNIKSFNESDIYSQAIYWFKDE from the coding sequence ATGAATAAAATTTTATTATTATTTTTCTTATTTTTTCAAAGCTTATATGCTAATGGTATAATAAAGATTGCATTAAAAAGTGATGATTTAAATTTAAACCCTATATACAATAGAGATGATGGTATAGTTAAATTGCTATATTTAGGGTTATTTTATAAAGACAATAATAAAATTTTAAAACCGGTATTAGTTGATAGATACACAATAAGTAAAGATAAACTAAAATATGATTTGCAATTAATCAAAGGTATATATTTTAAAAAAGATGATGTAAATTATGGTGAATTTAATGCTGAAGATGTTAAATTTACATATGATTTAATAAAAAATAATTTATTTAAATCAAAATATAAAATCTATTATGAAAACATAAAAGAAATCAAAGTAATTGATAAATACAACATACAATTTATACTGAAAGAATATGATGATAATTTTCTAAATAATTTAACTTTAGGGATAATGTCAAAAAACGCAGTAGCTAAACTAGGTATAGATTACTTTAAAACTAATGCTATAGGCTTAGGACCTTATTATTTAAAACAAATAGATAATCAACAAATAGTTTTATTACAAAATAAAAATTCAAACATAAAAACAAGTAACAATGGTTTAATATTTCATTTTTTTCAAAATGATGTTCAAATAAAAAATGCTCTAAACAATAATTTAATAGACATAGCGACAATTGATTATAAGTATTTAAAAAGCTTAAATTTAAACATAAATATAGATAAAATAAAATCAAACAAAATAGCAGTTTTAAATATAAATAATAAAACTATTGATGATAGAAAATTAAGATATGCGTTGTCATTAATAATTTGTAAACAAAATCTAATTCAAAACTACGATTATTTAGAAATGATTAATACTACAAATAAAAATATCTATAAAAATCAAATATTTTATGATTGTGATAGAAAAAAAGCTAAAGAATTGTTAAATAATCTAGGATATTACAAAGAAAGAAAAAGTATAGAATTAAATATAAATAAAAAATCAGAAAATAATTATTATAAAAAAGACAATAATGAATTAAAATTAGAAATATATGCAAATGAAAAAAATAAAATACATATAGATATAGCAAATAATATAATCCAACAATTAAAAGACTTTGGGATATCCGCAACTTTAATATCTATCTTAAATGATGATACGCAATTTAAAATAGATGATATTAAAACAGAAGAAGTTATAAATTTATTTAGTTTGATAAATCAAGAAACAAAAAAAACTGCTACAAAAAGTCAACTAACAGATTCTAATATAGCGACACAAATAAAAGAAAATTATTATAAAGAATTTATAAAACAAATTCAATTAAATCCCCCTTATATATTTTTAGCTTCATACAGCAATTATTTAGTATATAGCAATAAAATAAAAGGTTTAAATATAAAAAGCTTTAATGAATCTGATATATACTCACAAGCTATTTATTGGTTTAAAGATGAATAA